The nucleotide sequence ATAGACAAAGCAATTTGATTGGCTGCTTGTGAAGAAGTTCCCAACATTCCCGAAAGCCAAACAGCACCTGTGAACAAAGCCACTTCAAATAATGACTGCATCGATGATGGAATACCAATTGCACTAATGTATCTGCTCATTTTTAGGTTGATTTCTTTGAACGCTATTTTTTCTAAATAAATTTTAAAAACAGGTAATTTGTACATGATATATACAAAGTAAACAAGCATTACAACGCGCGAAATTAAAGTGCCATAAGCAGCACCCATTATACCCATTTCGGGGAAAATCCACACACCATATATCAATAGATAATTAAAAAGCACATTTATGATATTGGCTATAATTGTGGCATACATAGAATATTTGGTTTGCGATTTTCCATCGGCAAATTGTTTAAAACCTTGAAAGATTACCAAAGGAACTAGTGATAACGCAACGATATCTAAAAATGGTTTAGACATTTGTGCTACTTCAGCTGGCTGATTCATCAAATCAATAAAAGGTTTGAAGAAATACAAAAGCGCAAACAAAATCAATCCTAAAACGGTGCATAGAAACACTCCGTTTATAAAAACAGATCTACCTTTAGCGGTGTCATTTTCAGTGTCGGCTGCAGCAACCAATGGAGTGATTGCAGAAGAAAATCCCACGCCAATTGATAACGCAATAAACACAAAACTATTTGCAAGCGAAGCCGCTGCCAGTTGAGTAGCGCCAATTTTCCCAACCATAATATTGTCTATAATTCCAACAATGGTGTGGCCAAGCATCGCCAAAATTATTGGGTAAGCCAATTTAAAGTTATAGCCAAATTCTTGTGTGTACTTTTTAAGCGTCATTCCATTTTTTTTTGCAAAGATAGGCACTCGTTGGCACAACATTTGTTGCTATTGCCTAAAAAAATAAAAATAGTATGAAAAAAGTTCTTTTAACAACAGCAACAACTTTATTTTTAAGCGCAATGGCCTTTAGCCAAACCAATTACAACAGAGGTTTTAGATTAGGTTTTGGGCTAAATGGCGGATTTCCCACAGACGGAGCCTATGATGGAAGTGTGGGAATAGACGTGCGTACACAATATGATATGAGCAGAAAAACATCATTAACACTCACATCGGGTTACACACATTTATTTACAGAACCAGAAGATGTTGGTTTTATCCCTGCAAAATTAGGTGTAAAGTATTTTTTTGGAAATCAATTTTATGCGATGGGTGAAGCGGGTGCAGCTTTTGGTGTAAACGGTAATCTTGATAATTCTTTAATATTGGCACCAGTTTTTGGTTTTGCCAATAAATATTTAGATGCCAGCTTGCGATACGAACATTACAGCGACTACGAAACCGATCAAATTGCATTAAGATTGGCGTATGGATTTAGTTTAAAGAAGAAAAAGTAGTATATTTGAAATAAAAATCAAATGAAAAGAATCATATTTTTAGCAATCGTTTTAATGTTTAATTTAGGAATTATGTCGTGTGTATGTTCTCAAAATAAGTTCGATTCGCAGAAAGCAACATCCGAACAAATAAAAAATACATTAAACAATACTTCTTGGGTTTTGAAGCGATTAGATGTTCAAAATCGTGATTTTGTTCCAACCGATGAGCAAAAAGAATTGGTGTTGTCTTTTAATGACAACTACTACAGCTCTAGTGATGGCTGTAATGGACAAGGTGGCGAATTTAATATCACAGACAATAAAGTGAGCTTTGATAAAGGCATGTCAACCATGCGCTATTGCGGTGATGAAATGAAACATTTAATATACAGTGTACCTTTTGGAAGTGTAAAATCGATCCAAATAAAAAAAGACGAATTACAACTGTTAGATGCCGAAAAAAATGTGATTGCTACTTATCTAAAGAAAAACGCATAATTGAAAGGTATATTTTGTGAAAAAGCTGTTCAAATTTTGGACAGCTTTTTTTTGTTTGTAATAAATACGAAATCAATATTATTTTAATAGAAGTTTATTTAACTTTACACTTATTGAAAATTTAAAACCATGTTTCAAAACAATACAATTTCAATAAACGAAATACCCACATATCAAGAGGTGGAAACACAGCCATTGCATCACAATTACAGAAAAATAGTATGGCTAAATTCCTTGATTATTTTGTTTTTAGGCGCGGCTGGTGCTACGGCTCTTTTTTTTATTTTTGAGGAAGTAGAAAAGTGGTATTTCATTAGTGGAATCCTATTTATCTGTTTGCTTTTGGCTATATTTCCCTTAATTTCCTACAAAAAGAAACGATATGCCTTTCGCCAGCATGATGTCATCTTTAAAAAAGGTTTAATTTTTAAAAACACCCACATTTCGCCTTATATTCGCTTGCAACACGTAGTGATTAAACAAGGATGGTATGCAAAAAAATTAGGTTTGGCAACATTGGCTCTATACACTGCTGCAAACAATTTTTCAGATATATCTATTCCTGGGCTCACATTGGAAGAAGCAGAGCGTTGGAAAAGTTTTTTAATGAATCGAATGGAAGATTTAAACAATGAGTCAGAAAACGAACTATAATTTTAATCAACCTAATAAATTAGACCGCAAAGCCTTGTTTTTGGTTTTAGCAACCTCTTTGTGGACTGTTGTTCGGGCATCGTGGCCCATTTTAGCCATCATGTTTGTTAGAAAAGGAGAAAAAAGCTGGTATTTATTGGCAGGAATTGCTGTAATTACGTTTTTTACTTTTCTAAGAAAATTGGTCGATTTTTTTTATTTTTCTTATGAAGTTGTTCATAATGAATTGATTATAAAAAAAGGTTGGCTAAGCAAATCAACTACAGTTGTGAGTTTAGATAAAATTCACGAAGTAAATCTAAACCAGAAATTTGTGCATAAATTAGTTGGTTTGTATTTGATAAGTATTGACACAGCCGGAAGCTCTAAAACCGAAATTGAAATCAATGGTGTTGATTATAAAAAGGCTTTAGCATTTAAAGAAGTAATTACAAACTACGAATCAACCGAAGTGTCAACAATTCATGATTTTGATACGGATGAATCATCTGAAGAAGCTACAAAAAATCAAGCTAATACAATATCAAACACCATAAAAATTGGTTTGCCAAGTCTTATAAAAATTGGTCTAACACGCAATTATTTCCAAACTTTAGGTTTAATGTTTGCATTTTCTTTTCAAATTATAGACCAGTTGCAAGATCTTTTTTACATAGATAACAACACGACGGTTTACGATGATATTTTTGATGCTTCCTACGAGCAATATATTGGTTTTGTGGGCGTGCTCATGATTTTAGCGCTCATTGTTTTAATTGTTCTTTTTAATTTAGGACGCACCTTGCTCACTTATTACAATTACCAAATCAATTTTAAAAAACAAAACATCACAGCATCTTATGGTTTAACCGATTCGCATATTGTATCCGTAAAATCAAGCAAGGTGCAAATGTTTTTGTTTCAGCAAAATTATTTTCAAAGGCTCATGAATCTCTTTGAAGTAAAAATAAAACAAGTTGCATCAACAGAAGATAATAAAAATAAAAAAGGATTGATTATTCCTGGAGCTAACTTTTTTGAATTAAACGCATTATTTCACGTTATTTTTAGCAAAAATTTGTTAGATAACCAGCAATTTTTCAAACCGAATAAACGGGTTTTGCTTTTAAAAGTGTTGTGGCTGTGCTTACCTGTTTTCATTGCTATGGGAGTGTTATATGCAACCGATTCTTTGTATTATTCATGGGTGGTGGTTCTTGCTTTTTTTGCAATTTATCTATTGATGTATCTGGGCTACAAAAACGAAAAATTGATGTATCACGATGATTTTATCGTTCTAAAAAAAGGTGTTTGGGATATTGCTACCATTTATCTGCCTATCTATAAAATTCAAAAAGTTTCTATTTCACAAAGTTATTTTCAAGAAAAAAACCAAATAGGTTCACTAAATTTGCATACTGCTGGCGGAACGGTGACGTTGTTTTATTACGATTTCACACTGTTGCAACAAATGGCAAATGAAATTCTTTACAAAATAGAAAAAAATAAACATTCATGGATGTGACAACGAGTGAAGAAACCGTTTTTATACAAACATCAAAGCTTTATTACAAGAAATGGTCGGTTGAAAACCCTCGAAAAACCATTGTTTTATTGCACGATTCGCTAGGTTGCACCGTTTTGTGGAGGGAATGGCCAGAGGAATTGGCAATGGCTTTGAATTGTAATGTGATTTCTTATGACCGACGAGGTTACGGCAAATCGGAAAATTATACCATAAAACGACCTATAGATTATTTGGAGCAAGAAGCGGTTATTCTGAATGATTTGTTGCAGTATTGGCAAGTGGAACAACCTGTTTTGTTTGGTTTTTCAGATGGAGCATCGGTGGCAACAATTTATGCCGGAATGTATCCACAGAATACAACATTGTTGATTGTTGAAGGAGTTCACGTGCGGATTGAAAAAGAAACTTTGCAAGGTGTTCGCGAAGCAGAAGAAATGTTACACAACACACAAATTGCAAAGGCTTTACAAAAATACCACGGTGATAAAGTATATGATTTATACTACGCTTGGACCAAAACGTGGCTTTCTAATGCGCATCAAAGTTGGAATATCGAGCATTTTATTCCCCGCATCACAGTCCCAATTTTGGTTATTCAAGGCGAATTAGATGAATTTGGTTCTATGAATCAGGTCAATGCATTTGATAATGCTTCGGGAGTTGTTCAAAAATGTATTGTTTCAGGTGCCAAACACACCGCACATAAAGAAGAAAAAGCATTTGTTTTTTCTACTATCACTCAATTTGTAAACACACATATTCATGAAAAAATGGATTAAAGCTGCACGTTTGCGTACGTTGCCATTGTCGGTTTCCGGTATTATTTTGGGCAGTGCATGTGCTTATCACGCCGTTCCATCTCACGCTTCGTTTTGGTTAATTTTTGGATTGTGTTTGCTAACCACGTTGTTTTTTCAGGTGCTTTCTAACTATGCCAACGATTATGGCGATGCAGTGAAAGGTACCGATAACGATAATAGAGTAGGACCCAAAAGAGCCATTCAAAGCGGCGAAATATCCAAACAAGCTATGAAAAAAGCGATTATAATCACTTCGGTATTGGCTTTGCTTTCATCGGTGGCTGTAATCTATTGTTCGTTTGGCAAGGAACAGTTTTTTGAAGCAATAATTTATTTGGTTTTGGCTGTGGCATGCATTGGTGCTGCTATAAAATATACAGTTGGCTCGTCTGCTTATGGTTATCGTGGATTGGGCGATGTGTTTGTGTTTGTTTTTTTTGGATTGGTAAGCACTTTAGGGGTGTATTATTTATATATGCATAGCATCGATTTAAAAATATTGTTTCCAGCAATTGCAATTGGCTTGCTAAGTACAGCTGTATTAAACATGAATAATATGCGCGATATTGAAAACGATGCCGCCATGAATAAAAACACACTTGTAGTGAAAATGGGATATGCAAAAGCTAAAAATTACCACTTTTTTTTAATCATTACTGCTGTTATTGCGTTCAATATTTTTGCTTTTGGAACCTTCACAAAATGGTATCAGTTTGCATATGTTTTGGCATTGATTCCGCTGTTTAAAAATATAGACATTGTGGGAAAAACAAAAAATCCTCGAAAGTTAGATCCCGAATTAAAACGCATTGCACTCACTACTTTTTTTGTATCTTTATTATTCTCAATTGCAATCATTTTAAATTAAAACTATGAAAATAACGTATTACGGACATGCGTCCTTAGGAATCGAAATAAACGACATTCATATTATTGTAGATCCTTTTATTTCGGCAAACGAATTGGCAAAACATATTGATGTAAACTCTTTAAAGGCCCATTATATCTTAATTACACATGCACACGGCGATCATATTTTAGATGTAGAAACTATTGCAAAAAATACAGGTGCAACGATTGTGTCAAATGCAGAGATTGCAGGGTATTACGAAGCAAAAGGTTTTAAAGCACATCCAATGAATCACGGGGGAAGCTGGGATTTTGATTTTGGACGCGTAAAATATGTAAATGCCATTCATTCAAGTAGTTTTCCCGATGGAACTTATGGCGGACAACCTGGAGGATTTGTAATTGAAGCCGATAATAAAAATTTATATATTGCCGGTGACACCGCGTTGACTTACGATTTGAAGCTGGTTTCTATGCGAAATCCGTTAGATTTAGCCATTTTGCCAATAGGAAGCAACTTTACAATGGATGTTGACGACGCTGCTGTGGCTGCTGAATTTCTAGATGTAACCAAAGTGTTAGGCTATCATTATGATACTTTTGGATACATTAAAATCGATCACGAAGTGGCAAAACAAAAATTCGCAAACAAACACAAAGAACTGATTTTATTGCCTGTGGGTGATTCAATTGAAATATAAAAGAAACCCTGATTTTTTCAGGGTATTTTTTTGAAAACTAATGATATATTTTCCATGAAAGCAACATTTAAAAAATACCTATTAAACTTTAAACAAGCATCGGGAACATCAAGAGGTGTGATGCATACAAAGGAGACTTATTTTTTAATTATTCAAGATGATGGTAAAATCGGAATAGGTGAGTGCGGTTTGTTTAGAGGATTGAGTTATGACGACCGATTGGATTATTCAGACAAAATGCAATGGGTGTGCGATCATATTCATTTAGGTGTAGATGCGCTTTGGAATGAATTACGAGAGTGGCCTTCTATTCAATTTGGAGTGGAGCAAGCGTTTTTGTCGTTGCAAAGTAATCACCCTTTTGTTTTATTTCCAAGTTTGTTTACCGAAAGTAAAAAAGCCATCTCTATAAATGGTTTGGTTTGGATGGGTACTCCTGAATTTATGCAGCAACAAATTCAAGATAAAATTGCAAACGGATTTAAGTGCATTAAAATTAAAATCGGAGCCATTGATTTTGAAGAAGAAATGAATTTATTAGCCGGTATCAGAACCCATTTTACGCCCGAAATGATTGAAATTAGGGTTGATGCTAATGGTGGTTTTAGTAAAAGTGAAGCTTTAAATAAATTAATACAATTATCTGAATACAAAATACATAGTATTGAACAACCAATTAAACAGAAGCAATATGACAGTATGGCAGATTTGTGCAAAACTACACCTGTTCCAATTGCGTTGGATGAAGAATTAATTGGTGTGACAAAAGTGAACGATAAAGAAAATCTATTGCTTAAAATCAAGCCAAAATACATCATTTTGAAGCCTAGTTTAGTAGGTGGTTTTAAAGGTACAAAAGAATGGATCGAAATTGCCGAACGTTTAGGTATTGGTTGGTGGATTACATCAGCTTTAGAAAGCAATATTGGTTTAAATGCAATTGCTCAATTTACTTTTACGTTAGAAAACAAAATGCCACAAGGTTTAGGAACGGGCGGTTTGTTTACCAATAATTTTGAAAGTAATTTATATGTAAAAAACGGACATTTGTGGTTTGATGATGCAATTGATGTTTCTATCGAAAACATCTTAAATCAATTAAAAAAGGAATAGTTTTTTTGCACCTAATTACGCAATATAAAGAAGTAATGTGCTTTCTGTTTCGCTGGTTGTTGATTCAAAGTAAATAGTTCGATCTTTTAAAAAGCTGATTTGTTCTTTATTTAAGACTATAGGTTTGCTTAGCCAAATTTTGTAGATGGTTTTGTGGTTTTTCTTATAAATGGATAGAAAACATGTTAGATTTTCTTTAAACTTCACACGATCGATGAATTTGCGGGTAAAAAGTGTAATGCGCAACAAAGTTTTAAACTCCACGTCGTTTAAAATAATTTTATGATCGATAAATGTTTCTATCTTTATAAAATCTGAATAATGGTTTTTAATATCGTTGATGATGTAATTAAGATCCACAATATGGTATTCAGTAGCCGAAATGATGTGAGAAATACGGCGCGATTCGTCTTCAATCTCCTTAATTTTATTCTGTAAAAGGGTTAAATCGGGCTGGGGATCGTTAAAATAAATCATTAAATCATCTATTTTACTAATGGCTTTGGTATAGATGAGCTGCTTGGTGTTGTTGTTTTCTTTTAAAATAGACGCATCCATTTGTTCTTTAATATCAATCAGATATTTATACATTTTTGTTTTTTCATCTAAATAATCCCGGTGTTTGCGCGCCAATTGTTTCATATTTACGTTTCGGTAAATAAAATAATAAAGCACCATGGAAAACAGCACCAAAAAGGTAAAAGCTATGATATTCAAATTGCGTTTTTGAATGTTTTGTTGTTCTGATTTTAATGAAAACGTGTTTGAATTATTACTGAAAATAAAATCATCAATGTAGTTTTTATAGGAAAGCAGCGAATCGTTCATTTTTATATAGTCTGCCATATATTTTTTCGAAAGCGCTTTGTCTGTCACGATTAGCTGCTCTAAAATGTGGTGTTCATACATGAAATTGTTGGTTTCGCGACTAATTTCCAATGCTTTCAAATAATTGCTGTAAACGGAATCTTTTGTTTCTAGCTTTTGAAAGTATTTTGCTTTTAAATAGTAATACAAAGCTTCGGTTTCTTTGGTGGGAATAGAGGCTAAATGTGCTTTGTATAGATCAAAATCTTTTTGAATACGGGCATCGGGATTGTTTATTTTTGCAAAAATGGTGTAGAATAAATTGGTGAAAAAAACATCTTCGCTGGTGCGTTTTTCCTTTAATAACTGCTCAATTCGTTGGCCGGTGCGCATAACTACATCATCATGCTGTGCTTTTCGCATTAAAAATTTACTGGTTTCGCTGGTTAAATAGTTTTCTAAAAATGGATTTTTATCTAAAATTTCATCAAAAGAAGCTTTGTTTTCTATATAAAACTGCATTTTTTGGTTGTAATCCAATGAATCATGCTGTTGTAAAAGCGGCAAACTAAAAACATCTACATACAATTTTTGCAGTTGTTTATCTTTCAGCCTTAAAGTTTCGGCTTTTTCAAGCTCGATTCTAGACTGGGTTAAAAGTTCTAAACGGTTGGTAATCGCAACTTTTCTTATGGAGTTAAAAAAGCGTTTTTCGTTGTTGTTTTTAAACAAATTGTGAGCCAGGGTTAAGTAATAATAAGCACTGTCGTACTTGGTATTTTTAACCAAATAATCGCTGTACAGTTGATGGTTAATACCCAACAAAATGCTATCACCTTCTTGCTTATATAAAGAGTGTAATTTTTTTAAATTGTTTGGATGCGCAGCATATTCCTTGTTGTATTTTTTGCGCATAGTGATGCTATCAATTTTGTAATTGCCGGTATAATGCACTTTTTTCTCTCTGCAATTACTCAGCATTGCAAGCATTCCTACAAATATAAATACTTTAATGAATTGGTGCATGGCTTAAAATTTAACAGTTATAATAAATCGCATACCGTTATTATTTTCCATTTTAAAATCGGCATCAATTTCTTTTAAGCGGTTAGAAATATTGCTTATTCCCAAACCTTTCTTGGCAGTTTTTGTAAAACCTTTACCGTTGTCGGTTACAACTAACCTTACATGTTCGCCTTCTTTAAAAATCTGAATTTTTGCTTTAGTTGCCGAAGAATGTTTGTGAATATTTTGCAGTAATTCCTGCAATACCCGATACAAATGAAAGCGCACTTTTGGATGCGTTTTGAACCATTCTATGGATTGATCAAACTCATATTGAAAAGAAATAAAGTTATTTGGTTGATTTTCAATTAATTCAATCAGCATTTTGTGAAATGAATCTTTTTCAAACAAATTGTTTATTTCGCTGTAATTGTCACAAATTCCGATCAAGGTTTTTTTTACATCTAGTAGGGTATTTGCAGCAACAGCCAAGCTATTGGGATTCATATAATCTTTATGCAAAGAAAAACGGGTCGAAAATAATTTGTTCACGATATTATCATGCAATTCCATGAAAATCTGCTTTTTGCTTTCATTCAACTTGTTTTCAATTGCATTTTTATAGTTCAATGTAACTTCCAATGCTTGGGTATCTTGTTCGATATAATTATTTTTTAGTTTAATTTTCTTTAGATTTATCTTTTGTATAATGTTGAAAATCACTAATAAAACCAAGAGCGAAACCGTTAAAATGGTGGCAACCACAAAATATATTTCTCGTTTCAATTGTGCATTTTTTCGAAGCAATACATGGTTTTCATAAACCACTTTTTGGTTCACCAATAATTTTTGATCGTTTTCTTTTTTAATTTTTCCAACCACATCCAAATAATGTTGATTAATGGCAACCGAACACGAATCTGATTGTTGAATCAATTGTTCTAAAACGCGTTTTTCTAAAAATACATTTTGATATTTTTCCTTATTTTCAATCAAAAGATTTTTTTGAAATTCTTTTGCCGCCGCGGTATCTTTCTTAATTTTTACGAGGTAATCACCGATAACAGTGTAATTTAATTGCAATACCGGAATGCTGAACAAAAATTCTTTTTCGTTTTTTAACTGGCTCAAATAAAAATCTAAGCTGTCTAAATCGTTGGCTTCAATTTTATGTAAAATTAAATTATGCAACGTATTCAGTTGATGAATTTTTCTATTTTTACCACTGCTTTTACTGTTGACATGATATGTTAAGGCTAATTTTTTTATGGTTTGGGTGTAATCGGTAGTTCCAATTTTACTTTCCACCACCGCAAAATGATTGGCATATCGGCTTTCAATGAGTTTAATTTTTTCTGGATGAATCAGCTTTGTATTGAAATATTCAGCTACATCTTCATAATTTTTAAGCGCTTTAAAAGCTTCTTGAAATTTTTTTTGTTGCCAATGAATGGTACTGATTAAAAGTAGGGTAGAGGCTTTCTCAAAAGCATATTCATTGTTATTAGTACCCAAGTTTTCAATGGCTTTGTAGGCATAATTTTCCGCCAACTGAAAATATTGCAAATAAAAATAATATTCAGCAATCAAATAATTAGTTAGATAGGCATCATAAAGCGAATTGTTGTTTTCAAAATAATTTGCCGCACTGAACAGCGTTTTGTAGCGTTCTTTACTTACAGAGTGGTGCGC is from Paenimyroides aestuarii and encodes:
- a CDS encoding MATE family efflux transporter — its product is MTLKKYTQEFGYNFKLAYPIILAMLGHTIVGIIDNIMVGKIGATQLAAASLANSFVFIALSIGVGFSSAITPLVAAADTENDTAKGRSVFINGVFLCTVLGLILFALLYFFKPFIDLMNQPAEVAQMSKPFLDIVALSLVPLVIFQGFKQFADGKSQTKYSMYATIIANIINVLFNYLLIYGVWIFPEMGIMGAAYGTLISRVVMLVYFVYIMYKLPVFKIYLEKIAFKEINLKMSRYISAIGIPSSMQSLFEVALFTGAVWLSGMLGTSSQAANQIALSMASMTFMFASGLSVAAMIRVGNQKGLKDYVKMETVAKSIMLMTLILYSGFALFFVLFHNYIPLLFLDNTDISQAITNQEVIDIAGKLLLIAAIFQISDGIQVTALGALRGLQDVNLPMIITFISYWVIGFPLCVYLGLYTRLQAEGIWYGLLAGLTVAAIFSYLRFHFMSKRYINNNIKI
- a CDS encoding META domain-containing protein, which gives rise to MKRIIFLAIVLMFNLGIMSCVCSQNKFDSQKATSEQIKNTLNNTSWVLKRLDVQNRDFVPTDEQKELVLSFNDNYYSSSDGCNGQGGEFNITDNKVSFDKGMSTMRYCGDEMKHLIYSVPFGSVKSIQIKKDELQLLDAEKNVIATYLKKNA
- a CDS encoding PH domain-containing protein, encoding MFQNNTISINEIPTYQEVETQPLHHNYRKIVWLNSLIILFLGAAGATALFFIFEEVEKWYFISGILFICLLLAIFPLISYKKKRYAFRQHDVIFKKGLIFKNTHISPYIRLQHVVIKQGWYAKKLGLATLALYTAANNFSDISIPGLTLEEAERWKSFLMNRMEDLNNESENEL
- a CDS encoding PH domain-containing protein, translated to MSQKTNYNFNQPNKLDRKALFLVLATSLWTVVRASWPILAIMFVRKGEKSWYLLAGIAVITFFTFLRKLVDFFYFSYEVVHNELIIKKGWLSKSTTVVSLDKIHEVNLNQKFVHKLVGLYLISIDTAGSSKTEIEINGVDYKKALAFKEVITNYESTEVSTIHDFDTDESSEEATKNQANTISNTIKIGLPSLIKIGLTRNYFQTLGLMFAFSFQIIDQLQDLFYIDNNTTVYDDIFDASYEQYIGFVGVLMILALIVLIVLFNLGRTLLTYYNYQINFKKQNITASYGLTDSHIVSVKSSKVQMFLFQQNYFQRLMNLFEVKIKQVASTEDNKNKKGLIIPGANFFELNALFHVIFSKNLLDNQQFFKPNKRVLLLKVLWLCLPVFIAMGVLYATDSLYYSWVVVLAFFAIYLLMYLGYKNEKLMYHDDFIVLKKGVWDIATIYLPIYKIQKVSISQSYFQEKNQIGSLNLHTAGGTVTLFYYDFTLLQQMANEILYKIEKNKHSWM
- a CDS encoding alpha/beta fold hydrolase, with the protein product MDVTTSEETVFIQTSKLYYKKWSVENPRKTIVLLHDSLGCTVLWREWPEELAMALNCNVISYDRRGYGKSENYTIKRPIDYLEQEAVILNDLLQYWQVEQPVLFGFSDGASVATIYAGMYPQNTTLLIVEGVHVRIEKETLQGVREAEEMLHNTQIAKALQKYHGDKVYDLYYAWTKTWLSNAHQSWNIEHFIPRITVPILVIQGELDEFGSMNQVNAFDNASGVVQKCIVSGAKHTAHKEEKAFVFSTITQFVNTHIHEKMD
- a CDS encoding 1,4-dihydroxy-2-naphthoate polyprenyltransferase translates to MKKWIKAARLRTLPLSVSGIILGSACAYHAVPSHASFWLIFGLCLLTTLFFQVLSNYANDYGDAVKGTDNDNRVGPKRAIQSGEISKQAMKKAIIITSVLALLSSVAVIYCSFGKEQFFEAIIYLVLAVACIGAAIKYTVGSSAYGYRGLGDVFVFVFFGLVSTLGVYYLYMHSIDLKILFPAIAIGLLSTAVLNMNNMRDIENDAAMNKNTLVVKMGYAKAKNYHFFLIITAVIAFNIFAFGTFTKWYQFAYVLALIPLFKNIDIVGKTKNPRKLDPELKRIALTTFFVSLLFSIAIILN
- a CDS encoding metal-dependent hydrolase, with amino-acid sequence MKITYYGHASLGIEINDIHIIVDPFISANELAKHIDVNSLKAHYILITHAHGDHILDVETIAKNTGATIVSNAEIAGYYEAKGFKAHPMNHGGSWDFDFGRVKYVNAIHSSSFPDGTYGGQPGGFVIEADNKNLYIAGDTALTYDLKLVSMRNPLDLAILPIGSNFTMDVDDAAVAAEFLDVTKVLGYHYDTFGYIKIDHEVAKQKFANKHKELILLPVGDSIEI
- a CDS encoding o-succinylbenzoate synthase; its protein translation is MKATFKKYLLNFKQASGTSRGVMHTKETYFLIIQDDGKIGIGECGLFRGLSYDDRLDYSDKMQWVCDHIHLGVDALWNELREWPSIQFGVEQAFLSLQSNHPFVLFPSLFTESKKAISINGLVWMGTPEFMQQQIQDKIANGFKCIKIKIGAIDFEEEMNLLAGIRTHFTPEMIEIRVDANGGFSKSEALNKLIQLSEYKIHSIEQPIKQKQYDSMADLCKTTPVPIALDEELIGVTKVNDKENLLLKIKPKYIILKPSLVGGFKGTKEWIEIAERLGIGWWITSALESNIGLNAIAQFTFTLENKMPQGLGTGGLFTNNFESNLYVKNGHLWFDDAIDVSIENILNQLKKE
- a CDS encoding sensor histidine kinase, with translation MRIVRFIATVILLIVVFSCKKQPNVYDHVKIHTQITNKNYTDFSLDDLYYDLLYDINFAENSKNAALKINYFEKTAFKKSDSLAIFRANNLQIALTAHHSVSKERYKTLFSAANYFENNNSLYDAYLTNYLIAEYYFYLQYFQLAENYAYKAIENLGTNNNEYAFEKASTLLLISTIHWQQKKFQEAFKALKNYEDVAEYFNTKLIHPEKIKLIESRYANHFAVVESKIGTTDYTQTIKKLALTYHVNSKSSGKNRKIHQLNTLHNLILHKIEANDLDSLDFYLSQLKNEKEFLFSIPVLQLNYTVIGDYLVKIKKDTAAAKEFQKNLLIENKEKYQNVFLEKRVLEQLIQQSDSCSVAINQHYLDVVGKIKKENDQKLLVNQKVVYENHVLLRKNAQLKREIYFVVATILTVSLLVLLVIFNIIQKINLKKIKLKNNYIEQDTQALEVTLNYKNAIENKLNESKKQIFMELHDNIVNKLFSTRFSLHKDYMNPNSLAVAANTLLDVKKTLIGICDNYSEINNLFEKDSFHKMLIELIENQPNNFISFQYEFDQSIEWFKTHPKVRFHLYRVLQELLQNIHKHSSATKAKIQIFKEGEHVRLVVTDNGKGFTKTAKKGLGISNISNRLKEIDADFKMENNNGMRFIITVKF